The Betta splendens chromosome 7, fBetSpl5.4, whole genome shotgun sequence genome includes a window with the following:
- the brpf1 gene encoding peregrin isoform X2, producing MGLDFDVKTFCHNLRATKPPYECPVESCRKVYKSYSGIEYHLYHYDHDNPTPAQAVPQKKRKGRPPRAALAGSGDTDDGGGGGGGGGGHGGNTPGSPNRSDRSHSPGRETMTYAQAQRMVELEIQGRIHRISIFENIDVVSEEDSDAEAAPPSGTGGSGGGVCNGGEGGAGGSEVGGSGKDRPDLPSSNGGKATPKSGKHKSKEKKKDGSSHHHSAQSGPAVKLPEAVFRELDQERPEAPPRPLSYYRYIDKSVEELDEEVEYDIDEEDYIWLDIMNDRRRRDGVTPIPQEVFEYLMDRLEKESYFESHNKADPSTLIDEDAVCCICNDGECQNSNVILFCDMCNLAVHQECYGVPYIPEGQWLCRRCLQSPSRAVDCALCPNKGGAFKQTDDARWAHVVCALWIPEVCFANTVFLEPIDSIEHIPPARWKLTCYICKQRGSGACIQCHKANCYTAFHVTCAQQAGLYMKMEPVRETGANGTSFSVRKTAYCDIHTPPGSAQPLGGVGGASIGSSHSEGELEDDDEPSIGHDDDSKGWSSERAKRAKAKSRLKMKRARKILAERRAAAPVVSVPCIPPHRLSKITSNLTVPRKSQFMQRLHSYWTLKRQSRNGVPLLRRLQTHLQSQRHNDPLPPQPSSQLPSRDSEEKQTALKEQLKAWQRLRHDLERARLLVELIRKREKLKRETIKVQQMALEMQLTPFLVLLRSTLEQLQERDTNNFFTEPVPLAEVPDYLDHIDTPMDFQTMWNLLESHRYLTFEAFEADFGLIVNNCLKYNAKDTVFYRAALRLREMGGGVMRTARRQAERIGFDYETGMHLHRELSPDSQRDQERDRERERERERERDRDRERDRPLSSNEDDLLPPENRRRLPLEEQLHYLQVRLDEVSSGKHSIGQSRRAKALRKEISVIKRKIAHQREEGSCKGGRESVGGGGPSLSHHPSAGGHHDEGGESSSQEIGGKDLGVSSSALAPEVGRRTSVLFSKKNQKMAGPPKRPGRPPKNRDAGYAGPGVGPSPIGPPQLPLLSPSRPRKRPRSPHSSSSSDSDSDNDDLLPGLPSNGFDGGNQPVTESFRVYRNEPRLPRSSSDSESTTSSSSSAASDRTSTTPSKQGRGKASFSRSAFPEDSSEETSGTENDSYSVGGSRGVSHLVRGRARSGCWMTSDDYSSLEALDLVWAKCRGYPSYPALIIDPKMPREGVFHHGVPIPVPPLDVLKLGEQMTQEAREHLFLVLFFDNKRTWQWLPRSKLVPLGVDQELDKEKMLEGRKSNIRKSVQVAYHRAMQHRSKVQGDPSSETSDSD from the exons ATGGGGCTGGACTTTGATGTGAAGACTTTCTGCCACAACCTGCGGGCCACCAAGCCTCCGTACGAGTGTCCTGTGGAGAGTTGCCGCAAGGTTTACAAGAGCTACAGCGGCATCGAGTACCACCTTTACCACTATGACCACGACAACCCCACGCCTGCGCAGGCCgtaccacagaagaagaggaaagggCGGCCTCCCCGCGCGGCACTGGCCGGATCAGGAGACACcgatgatggaggagggggaggaggaggaggaggaggccacggGGGCAACACCCCGGGCAGCCCCAACCGCTCAGACCGCTCCCACTCCCCAGGCAGAGAGACCATGACCTATGCCCAGGCGCAGCGCATGGTGGAGCTCGAGATTCAGGGGCGCATTCATCGGATTAGCATCTTCGAGAACATCGATGTGGTGTCAGAGGAAGACAGCGATGCAGAGGCGGCTCCACCTTCTGGGACTGGAGGCAGTGGCGGAGGTGTGTGTAACGGTGGcgaaggtggagctggaggtagCGAGGTCGGGGGCAGTGGCAAGGACCGGCCAGACCTCCCGTCCTCTAATGGGGGCAAAGCCACCCCAAAATCTGGGAAGCACAAgagcaaagaaaagaagaaggacGGCTCATCGCATCATCACAGTGCACAGTCTGGACCTGCAGTCAAGCTTCCTGAGGCGGTGTTCAGAGAGCTGGACCAAGAGAGGCCCGAAGCGCCTCCTCGGCCGCTGTCATACTACAG GTACATTGATAAGTCTGTGGAGGAACtagatgaggaggtggagtaTGACATTGATGAGGAAGACTACATCTGGCTGGACATCATGAATGACAGACGGCGGCGCGATGGCGTGACACCCATCCCCCAGGAGGTCTTTGAGTACCTCATGGACCGCCTGGAGAAGGAGTCCTACTTCGAAAGCCACAACAAG GCAGATCCCAGTACTCTCATCGATGAGGATGCCGTCTGCTGCATCTGTAACGACGGCGAGTGCCAGAACAGCAACGTGATCCTCTTCTGTGACATGTGCAACCTGGCCGTGCACCAGGAGTGCTACGGCGTGCCGTACATCCCAGAGGGCCAGTGGTTGTGCCGGCGCTGCCTGCAGTCGCCCAGTCGAGCTGTGGACTGTGCGCTGTGTCCCAACAAGGGAGGAGCCTTTAAACAGACAGATGATGCACGCTGGGCTCACGTGGTCTGTGCTCTCTGGATCCCAGAG GTTTGCTTTGCTAACACAGTCTTTCTGGAGCCGATCGATAGTATTGAGCACATCCCTCCTGCGCGATGGAAGCTCACCTGCTACATCTGCAAGCAGCGTGGCTCAGGTGCTTGCATCCAGTGTCACAAAGCCAACTGTTACACTGCCTTTCACGTCACCTGTGCCCAGCAGGCGGGCCTCTACATGAAAATGGAGCCCGTTAGAGAGACTGGGGCCAACGGCACCTCCTTTAGTGTGCGCAAGACGGCCTACTGTGACATCCACACGCCTCCAGGCTCCGCTCAGCCTTTAGGAGGAGTTGGTGGAGCCAGCATAGGCTCCTCCCACAGCGAGGGGGAGCTGGAGGACGACGATGAGCCAAGCATCGGTCATGATGACGACTCCAAGGGCTGGAGCTCTGAGCGTGCCAAAAGGGCGAAGGCCAAATCCAGGCTGAAGATGAAAAGAGCGAGGAAGATCTTAGCCGAGAGGAGAGCTGCAGCGCCAGTGGTGTCTGTGCCCTGCATCCCTCCCCACAG GTTGAGTAAAATCACCAGTAACCTGACCGTGCCCCGGAAAAGCCAGTTCATGCAGCGACTTCACAGCTACTGGACCCTGAAGAGACAAAGTCGCAACGGCGTTCCTCTGCTGCGCCGCCTCCAGACCCACCTGCAGTCACAGCGCCATAATGACCCTCTCCCACCCCAGCCTTCGTCACAGCTTCCTTCA agagacagcgAGGAGAAACAGACTGCTTTAAAGGAGCAGCTCAAAGCTTGGCAAAGACTTAGACACGACCTGGAGAGAGCCAGGCTCCTGGTGGAGCTCATCCGCAAGAGGGAGAAGCTCAAGAGGGAGACG atcAAGGTGCAGCAGATGGCGCTGGAGATGCAGCTGACTCCCTTCCTGGTGCTGTTAAGAAGTACATTAGAACAATTACAGGAAAGAGACACTAACAACTTTTTCACTGAGCCTGTACCACTCGCAGAG GTGCCCGACTACCTGGACCACATTGATACTCCAATGGACTTTCAGACCATGTGGAACTTGCTGGAGTCCCACCGCTACCTCACCTTTGAAGCCTTCGAGGCAGACTTTGGCCTCATTGTCAACAACTGCCTCAAATACAATGCCAAGGACACAGTCTTTTATCGCGCTGCCCTGCGGCTAAGAGAGATGGGCGGAGGCGTCATGAGAACAGCCAGGCGCCAAGCAGAACGGATCGGATTTGACTATGAAACAGGCATGCACCTGCACCGAGAGCTGAGCCCAGACAGTCAGCGTGACCAAGAAagagacagggagcgggagagagagcgggagcgggagcgagACAGGGACAGAGAAAGAGACCGCCCATTGTCTTCTAATGAAGACG aTCTGCTCCCGCCAGAGAACAGGCGACGTCTGCCCCTGGAAGAGCAGCTGCATTACCTGCAGGTCCGCCTCGATGAGGTCAGCTCAGGGAAGCACAGCATCGGGCAGTCGCGTCGAGCCAAAGCTCTGAGGAAGGAGATCAGCGTCATCAAGAGGAAGATTGCCCACCAGCGGGAGGAAGGTTCCTGCAAGGGCGGCCGGGagtctgtgggaggaggaggtccgtCCCTCTCCCACCACCCGTCGGCGGGGGGGCACCATGATGAGGGGGGAgagagcagcagccaggagaTTGGTGGAAAAG ACCTGGGCGTGTCCTCGTCTGCCCTGGCCCCAGAGGTGGGCCGCCGCACGTCTGTCCTCTTCTCCAAGAAGAACCAAAAAATGGCTGGACCCCCGAAAAGGCCCGGGCGCCCTCCAAAGAACAGGGACGCCGGCTACGCTGGGCCCGGGGTGGGCCCGAGCCCCATCGGACCGCCCCAGCTGCCCCTGCTGTCGCCCTCCAGACCGAGGAAGAGGCCCCGCAGCccccacagcagctccagctcagacaGCGACAGCGACAACGACGACCTGCTGCCGG GTTTGCCAAGTAATGGCTTTGATGGAGGAAACCAGCCGGTAACCGAGAGCTTCCGTGTGTACAGAAATGAGCCTCGTCTCCCTCGTTCCAGCTCGGACTCCGagtccaccaccagcagcagcagcagcgccgcgtccGACAGGACCAG TACGACGCCCTCCAAGCAGGGCAGAGGAAAAGCATCGTTCTCTCGCTCTGCGTTTCCAGAAGACAGCAGCGAGGAAACGTCGGGCACCGAAAACGACTCGTACTCGGTCGGAGGATCACGGGGAGTTTCACACT TGGTGCGCGGTCGGGCCAGGTCAGGATGCTGGATGACCTCTGACGACTACTCCTCCCTGGAAGCTCTGGACCTGGTTTGGGCCAAATGCAGAGGCTATCCTTCATATCCTGCTCTG ATAATTGACCCGAAGATGCCCAGGGAGGGGGTGTTCCACCACGGCGTCCCGATCCCTGTCCCCCCACTGGATGTGCTGAAGCTTGGGGAGCAAATGACCCAGGAGGCCAGAGAGCATTTGTTTCTGGTTCTTTTCTTTGACAACAAGAGAACTTG gCAGTGGCTGCCACGCTCCAAGCTGGTGCCGCTCGGCGTGGACCAGGAGCTGGACAAGGAGAAGATGCTGGAGGGCCGGAAATCCAACATCCGCAAGTCTGTGCAGGTGGCTTATCACCGGGCCATGCAGCACCGCAGCAAGGTCCAAGGAGACCCCAGCAGCGAGACCAGCGACAGCGACTGA
- the brpf1 gene encoding peregrin isoform X1 gives MGLDFDVKTFCHNLRATKPPYECPVESCRKVYKSYSGIEYHLYHYDHDNPTPAQAVPQKKRKGRPPRAALAGSGDTDDGGGGGGGGGGHGGNTPGSPNRSDRSHSPGRETMTYAQAQRMVELEIQGRIHRISIFENIDVVSEEDSDAEAAPPSGTGGSGGGVCNGGEGGAGGSEVGGSGKDRPDLPSSNGGKATPKSGKHKSKEKKKDGSSHHHSAQSGPAVKLPEAVFRELDQERPEAPPRPLSYYRYIDKSVEELDEEVEYDIDEEDYIWLDIMNDRRRRDGVTPIPQEVFEYLMDRLEKESYFESHNKADPSTLIDEDAVCCICNDGECQNSNVILFCDMCNLAVHQECYGVPYIPEGQWLCRRCLQSPSRAVDCALCPNKGGAFKQTDDARWAHVVCALWIPEVCFANTVFLEPIDSIEHIPPARWKLTCYICKQRGSGACIQCHKANCYTAFHVTCAQQAGLYMKMEPVRETGANGTSFSVRKTAYCDIHTPPGSAQPLGGVGGASIGSSHSEGELEDDDEPSIGHDDDSKGWSSERAKRAKAKSRLKMKRARKILAERRAAAPVVSVPCIPPHRLSKITSNLTVPRKSQFMQRLHSYWTLKRQSRNGVPLLRRLQTHLQSQRHNDPLPPQPSSQLPSLVQRDSEEKQTALKEQLKAWQRLRHDLERARLLVELIRKREKLKRETIKVQQMALEMQLTPFLVLLRSTLEQLQERDTNNFFTEPVPLAEVPDYLDHIDTPMDFQTMWNLLESHRYLTFEAFEADFGLIVNNCLKYNAKDTVFYRAALRLREMGGGVMRTARRQAERIGFDYETGMHLHRELSPDSQRDQERDRERERERERERDRDRERDRPLSSNEDDLLPPENRRRLPLEEQLHYLQVRLDEVSSGKHSIGQSRRAKALRKEISVIKRKIAHQREEGSCKGGRESVGGGGPSLSHHPSAGGHHDEGGESSSQEIGGKDLGVSSSALAPEVGRRTSVLFSKKNQKMAGPPKRPGRPPKNRDAGYAGPGVGPSPIGPPQLPLLSPSRPRKRPRSPHSSSSSDSDSDNDDLLPGLPSNGFDGGNQPVTESFRVYRNEPRLPRSSSDSESTTSSSSSAASDRTSTTPSKQGRGKASFSRSAFPEDSSEETSGTENDSYSVGGSRGVSHLVRGRARSGCWMTSDDYSSLEALDLVWAKCRGYPSYPALIIDPKMPREGVFHHGVPIPVPPLDVLKLGEQMTQEAREHLFLVLFFDNKRTWQWLPRSKLVPLGVDQELDKEKMLEGRKSNIRKSVQVAYHRAMQHRSKVQGDPSSETSDSD, from the exons ATGGGGCTGGACTTTGATGTGAAGACTTTCTGCCACAACCTGCGGGCCACCAAGCCTCCGTACGAGTGTCCTGTGGAGAGTTGCCGCAAGGTTTACAAGAGCTACAGCGGCATCGAGTACCACCTTTACCACTATGACCACGACAACCCCACGCCTGCGCAGGCCgtaccacagaagaagaggaaagggCGGCCTCCCCGCGCGGCACTGGCCGGATCAGGAGACACcgatgatggaggagggggaggaggaggaggaggaggccacggGGGCAACACCCCGGGCAGCCCCAACCGCTCAGACCGCTCCCACTCCCCAGGCAGAGAGACCATGACCTATGCCCAGGCGCAGCGCATGGTGGAGCTCGAGATTCAGGGGCGCATTCATCGGATTAGCATCTTCGAGAACATCGATGTGGTGTCAGAGGAAGACAGCGATGCAGAGGCGGCTCCACCTTCTGGGACTGGAGGCAGTGGCGGAGGTGTGTGTAACGGTGGcgaaggtggagctggaggtagCGAGGTCGGGGGCAGTGGCAAGGACCGGCCAGACCTCCCGTCCTCTAATGGGGGCAAAGCCACCCCAAAATCTGGGAAGCACAAgagcaaagaaaagaagaaggacGGCTCATCGCATCATCACAGTGCACAGTCTGGACCTGCAGTCAAGCTTCCTGAGGCGGTGTTCAGAGAGCTGGACCAAGAGAGGCCCGAAGCGCCTCCTCGGCCGCTGTCATACTACAG GTACATTGATAAGTCTGTGGAGGAACtagatgaggaggtggagtaTGACATTGATGAGGAAGACTACATCTGGCTGGACATCATGAATGACAGACGGCGGCGCGATGGCGTGACACCCATCCCCCAGGAGGTCTTTGAGTACCTCATGGACCGCCTGGAGAAGGAGTCCTACTTCGAAAGCCACAACAAG GCAGATCCCAGTACTCTCATCGATGAGGATGCCGTCTGCTGCATCTGTAACGACGGCGAGTGCCAGAACAGCAACGTGATCCTCTTCTGTGACATGTGCAACCTGGCCGTGCACCAGGAGTGCTACGGCGTGCCGTACATCCCAGAGGGCCAGTGGTTGTGCCGGCGCTGCCTGCAGTCGCCCAGTCGAGCTGTGGACTGTGCGCTGTGTCCCAACAAGGGAGGAGCCTTTAAACAGACAGATGATGCACGCTGGGCTCACGTGGTCTGTGCTCTCTGGATCCCAGAG GTTTGCTTTGCTAACACAGTCTTTCTGGAGCCGATCGATAGTATTGAGCACATCCCTCCTGCGCGATGGAAGCTCACCTGCTACATCTGCAAGCAGCGTGGCTCAGGTGCTTGCATCCAGTGTCACAAAGCCAACTGTTACACTGCCTTTCACGTCACCTGTGCCCAGCAGGCGGGCCTCTACATGAAAATGGAGCCCGTTAGAGAGACTGGGGCCAACGGCACCTCCTTTAGTGTGCGCAAGACGGCCTACTGTGACATCCACACGCCTCCAGGCTCCGCTCAGCCTTTAGGAGGAGTTGGTGGAGCCAGCATAGGCTCCTCCCACAGCGAGGGGGAGCTGGAGGACGACGATGAGCCAAGCATCGGTCATGATGACGACTCCAAGGGCTGGAGCTCTGAGCGTGCCAAAAGGGCGAAGGCCAAATCCAGGCTGAAGATGAAAAGAGCGAGGAAGATCTTAGCCGAGAGGAGAGCTGCAGCGCCAGTGGTGTCTGTGCCCTGCATCCCTCCCCACAG GTTGAGTAAAATCACCAGTAACCTGACCGTGCCCCGGAAAAGCCAGTTCATGCAGCGACTTCACAGCTACTGGACCCTGAAGAGACAAAGTCGCAACGGCGTTCCTCTGCTGCGCCGCCTCCAGACCCACCTGCAGTCACAGCGCCATAATGACCCTCTCCCACCCCAGCCTTCGTCACAGCTTCCTTCA ttggtgcagagagacagcgAGGAGAAACAGACTGCTTTAAAGGAGCAGCTCAAAGCTTGGCAAAGACTTAGACACGACCTGGAGAGAGCCAGGCTCCTGGTGGAGCTCATCCGCAAGAGGGAGAAGCTCAAGAGGGAGACG atcAAGGTGCAGCAGATGGCGCTGGAGATGCAGCTGACTCCCTTCCTGGTGCTGTTAAGAAGTACATTAGAACAATTACAGGAAAGAGACACTAACAACTTTTTCACTGAGCCTGTACCACTCGCAGAG GTGCCCGACTACCTGGACCACATTGATACTCCAATGGACTTTCAGACCATGTGGAACTTGCTGGAGTCCCACCGCTACCTCACCTTTGAAGCCTTCGAGGCAGACTTTGGCCTCATTGTCAACAACTGCCTCAAATACAATGCCAAGGACACAGTCTTTTATCGCGCTGCCCTGCGGCTAAGAGAGATGGGCGGAGGCGTCATGAGAACAGCCAGGCGCCAAGCAGAACGGATCGGATTTGACTATGAAACAGGCATGCACCTGCACCGAGAGCTGAGCCCAGACAGTCAGCGTGACCAAGAAagagacagggagcgggagagagagcgggagcgggagcgagACAGGGACAGAGAAAGAGACCGCCCATTGTCTTCTAATGAAGACG aTCTGCTCCCGCCAGAGAACAGGCGACGTCTGCCCCTGGAAGAGCAGCTGCATTACCTGCAGGTCCGCCTCGATGAGGTCAGCTCAGGGAAGCACAGCATCGGGCAGTCGCGTCGAGCCAAAGCTCTGAGGAAGGAGATCAGCGTCATCAAGAGGAAGATTGCCCACCAGCGGGAGGAAGGTTCCTGCAAGGGCGGCCGGGagtctgtgggaggaggaggtccgtCCCTCTCCCACCACCCGTCGGCGGGGGGGCACCATGATGAGGGGGGAgagagcagcagccaggagaTTGGTGGAAAAG ACCTGGGCGTGTCCTCGTCTGCCCTGGCCCCAGAGGTGGGCCGCCGCACGTCTGTCCTCTTCTCCAAGAAGAACCAAAAAATGGCTGGACCCCCGAAAAGGCCCGGGCGCCCTCCAAAGAACAGGGACGCCGGCTACGCTGGGCCCGGGGTGGGCCCGAGCCCCATCGGACCGCCCCAGCTGCCCCTGCTGTCGCCCTCCAGACCGAGGAAGAGGCCCCGCAGCccccacagcagctccagctcagacaGCGACAGCGACAACGACGACCTGCTGCCGG GTTTGCCAAGTAATGGCTTTGATGGAGGAAACCAGCCGGTAACCGAGAGCTTCCGTGTGTACAGAAATGAGCCTCGTCTCCCTCGTTCCAGCTCGGACTCCGagtccaccaccagcagcagcagcagcgccgcgtccGACAGGACCAG TACGACGCCCTCCAAGCAGGGCAGAGGAAAAGCATCGTTCTCTCGCTCTGCGTTTCCAGAAGACAGCAGCGAGGAAACGTCGGGCACCGAAAACGACTCGTACTCGGTCGGAGGATCACGGGGAGTTTCACACT TGGTGCGCGGTCGGGCCAGGTCAGGATGCTGGATGACCTCTGACGACTACTCCTCCCTGGAAGCTCTGGACCTGGTTTGGGCCAAATGCAGAGGCTATCCTTCATATCCTGCTCTG ATAATTGACCCGAAGATGCCCAGGGAGGGGGTGTTCCACCACGGCGTCCCGATCCCTGTCCCCCCACTGGATGTGCTGAAGCTTGGGGAGCAAATGACCCAGGAGGCCAGAGAGCATTTGTTTCTGGTTCTTTTCTTTGACAACAAGAGAACTTG gCAGTGGCTGCCACGCTCCAAGCTGGTGCCGCTCGGCGTGGACCAGGAGCTGGACAAGGAGAAGATGCTGGAGGGCCGGAAATCCAACATCCGCAAGTCTGTGCAGGTGGCTTATCACCGGGCCATGCAGCACCGCAGCAAGGTCCAAGGAGACCCCAGCAGCGAGACCAGCGACAGCGACTGA